CCCTTGAGCCTAAGCCCCACGCACTCCATCCAAACATTGAAAATGCGACAAAGTGAGTCCtatacaaaaaggaaaaataatgaaCACTTCGTCAATTTATTCTTCATTTTGCTGCATGTTCTTagaattttttcttcactcttttGATGATTCAGGGAAATCAAGAAGTCATCTTCGAAGCTACTTCTGAGTTTTTGCCCATGATTGTTGagatttgttttttccttttaaattgtagtaaaattcaaaccaaatataaaaaagatgCATGTACGAGGGACGAACATGAACTTTCTTAGATTTTTACTTTTAGGTGTACGAAGCCTTGATAAACGAAATCAATTCTATCCTAGGAGCAAAGGTGGAAAACTGGTTGTTCCTCTATATTCTTCCCAATGTAAATTTACATGTAGTCTATCAAAAAGTTTTTTGATTGAGCTGCGATTACCGGTTTAAAAAATCTTCCCCAAATTTCTTTGAAATTTTAGTGTGAAAATTTTTGTGTAGAGCtatgatttttgtatttataaaatatagtgCAATTTTTGTAAGATAAACATTGAATGGTTGGGGCTTGAATGGAGGGAGGGAGTGGGttcctcacacacacacacagagagagagagagagagagagagagagagagagagagagagagagagagagagagagagagagagaggtgatggGGTGCTCGATGGGTTGGGACGGGATGAAGGGCTGAAGGGTGTGACGGGCTGGAGAGGTTCACTGATTTGGGGAGGTGAAGCGGAGTACAAGGGATAGTACCGAAGTGAATATGTTCTCTATTTTTCTAACGTATTTGATTTTGCTATCCCCTGTAATGTGGTTCATGGGATTTAGATGTAGATTGCTCATGTGTCCATTTGTTATTTGTTGCCATTGAGGGACTGCAAACGACATAACCGTCCACAAGAGGGCCTCAGGAAAAAACTAAATATTTCTCACTTCTAACTAGCCATGGTGAAATATATCAACCCTTCattaatgaatttaaaaaattttaaaggttATGGATGTAATTATAGCAATCCATTATGTGACATATAATGATTACAAATTAAagttgaaataatttaaaaggaTGTAATTTTAGAGGTTATAAAAAGTActacttattttcttttatttgtaacATTTTCTTGTGCTCCCTTAATTACTTCCCGGCCTTTATTCTGTCCCTTAATTTCAAAGTCGACTTGTCTAACTATTCTGTCCCTTTAGTGGGTGCCATATGTTCGATGGGCATGCATGCAGGACATGGCTGAACTTACTCGTTTACAAGCTGCATGCTTAACCTTGATGATCTTCGTACAAAATTTCTGCCCAATATTAATAGCGCTTCTCGTGCCCAAAATGCCTGCATCTTTTCCCCATTTGATATTGTACTCCAGAAACTTCCCTAGGGAATTGAAACATTTGAATTACCATGTCTTGGATAGTCAAATGCATGATGTTTATTTTTACAAACTAACCATTTGAAGATAAGGTTCACAACTTCCAATAGCTCAAAACAACACTTGATCAAAGACACGGTTATCACTACATGATCGCATGCATTTCTGCTGCTTACATTGATCATTAAtcgacccaaaaatcatacccAGTATCATAGCAAACATCTGAATACATGGGCTCTTGGTGCCACCTCGCAGTAGTTGGAGCCATAAATTCAGGGTCTGTTTCAGGCATGAATATGTCCTGAAATGAAAAATGTGGCTGCTCCCATATACTTTGGATTATTTCAGATGCGTTGGAAGAACTAAAATTGATCTCGTCCTGATCTATCATGTATTGGTTTATAACATCTTCAACTAGAGGATCAGTACTGCTTGAAGAAGAGATCACATCATTAATGGACATATATATTTGTGGTGACGTCTGTATACCGTTAAAGCCATCCATGTTTGGCACTTTTGGGGAATCGCAAAGTAGGAGATCTTGATTCCCAGAAGAATCATTCTTGTAATTAATTAGCTTCAACGTCCTCGGATGTTCCCACCAATTCTGATATAGTGGTTAATGACGAATTGTTCTTACTGCGCTTTTTCAGGTGGGCGTgccaataattttttatttcattgtcGGTTCTTCCAGGAATGAGATTGTAGGTTTGAGCTCCAAAAAACTTACTTATAACCTAAGAAAAAGGAACTTCGTTAACGTATATGTATAGAATTAATATATGGCGACATGTGCATTTAAAGAACATTGTGTATAGTTTCCATATAGAATTTGTAATGTACTTACCGGTTCCCCAGCAGTTCATGGCACTTAACtatagtttctttttcttcttggcTGAAGTTCCCCCGCTTAGTGTCAGGCCTAAGGTAATTCATCCATTGGAGCCTGCAACTTTTTCTAGATCGTGtcaaaccttaaaaaaaaaaaaaaaagtgttaagataaaaatataaataattaaatttaactcTTCCTATCATCTGATTTAATCTTACTGAATTGAATAAGTGATGATTTTAGGTGGTATTAGAATAAAGGTCCTGAGTTTGAAACTTGGCTCTACACTTCAACCCACTTAATTGTATTAAGGTCATGACTTAATTATTAAGGAGGAATGAAACGCAAGAAAATTATGTAATGAATTAATGTATCTATAATATATTCCTGACAGGCTCCTGCATGAATGATAtataaagctaatagaaatatatatataacgtctAAGATCATCTGCTAATTAATTCATACCGGCAGCTTGAGGCATCTGACTCCAGTTCCAAATGCCGTATCGCTTAATGTAGGCTTTCAGCTTGTTGTCTTCTTCAGGACTCCATGAGGTTCTTGATCTCGCAGGCATTTTCTCACCATCCGAAGTCTCCATCATCATATCTGATTCAAGTATTGTTCATATATTTCAACTCGCAGAGACCTCAAAACCTTATAAATAGTTATGATTATTGCTTGGTAGTTATGTCATAGGCCATGAATGCGCAGTTTCTTCAGTCAAAATTAGCGTGTTGATCGAAGTTTTAACTTTTCAAGTGACAATGATTTCCGAGGACaaagaaattgatcatttttttatttttattttttgcgaTGGGcaacttgatatatatatatatatatatagatgtgtgtgtgtttaaTTTATTCCGTCAGAGATGATCAGCAAACAATATAAGGTCAAGCCAATCAGCGTAGTTGTACGTTgtattaacaaattaattaatcaagAGGATATTAAGTGGAAGGTGCATATATGCAGAAGGATATATGGCACCTAACTTCATTATTGAatggaaattaattaatatatgtctAAAAATACAGTAATCATTAATTAGACttaattaaactttttaattaagataatattccaaaaatataactataattaAGATACGTACGTACTAGTTATATAGTACTGATTATGTGACAGAGAAAGAAATCACGATGGATCGATAAATATTAATGCAGTacgtttaattaattaataattctcttcagatatatatatatatactaggtgggagtaacgtgcaaagcacgtttatctaattttatgaaatgattatttgtaaaaaataatatatattttataaaaattattgatgtcacttaataatttaaggcatattggagaaaataaaaaaattagttcaaaatatcatataatccaatacatgtttataacatctataattttagtaaagatgtatgcgaaaaatttaataaaagtctaacataaatggtagttcaaaatatgtgtcgtttgatgtttgtattataattcatcaatttatgtcatcttgtagacaatcaatagagacaatattgaaattcttattttgctgttggttgagtcgatcagggacaacacaaagttaaaacataatttttttataaaatttgtggtataatattttctatatatagcatatatataaattataaaatatattttgaaattattggcCGAATTtattctttcttgattagctcaagaatcacagcctttgtcacgtgtctatcatagcaagcctacgtatggaatatgacttagcggaagctacgtcctactaccatggaaaaaaaaaaacacttgattaaacacacttatattatatattaaatgagatttttaaatttgaaatactcaataatctgagttaatgaaacgtataatatatgtatattatacttagggattcacatcttatgcacctaatacacgtgtatatgttaaggagaaagaaaaatataataactaatctttaattacttattattatataaactattaagtattataattattgagattaataaatcatataacaacattgaatgctatctctctcaacatttatgtcttcattttatgtgccaaaccgttaaaacaaacggtgttaactttaacggaaaaacaagaaaaaccgttaaaacaagattttccatttcatacacactttttatatatagaagatattctagctaattattataagattatatatatacctagCTAGAATTAAAATTGATCGATCGTGACGACAAATATGATGAAAGTCGATGATGATTGATGATTAATGATACCATGCCACTTCACTAGAGAGATGATTAAAAGAATTACAAGCTGCATTGAATATAAACTCGGTACTCAACACGtgagaaattaattaagaaaaggcCAGGATGAGATATTTGACCTGTTTCAGCGTATATGTAATATCATGCGAATcaaatacatgcatgcatgcatgaagacAGGTTTCCAtcagattaattttttattaattaattcaagTTTATTATGTCATAAGATCAATATTGCTTCAGCCCTCCCTCCCAAGATTTGAAATTGGTTAGTCAATTAATGTATctacgtgcatgcatgcatgtggacaattaggattcatatatataaaacttttacaattcttttatatatgctAATTTCTATACTCTACGATCGATCGATCTAAGAAACTGATAGGATTTTAGTACGTACGTACTACAATGAAAGAATGGAAGGCATggatttaaaatagaaaaaaatatattcatcattataattctcATCATCCTCTTATCATCCtatgatgtgatattagatgataagtttacaaataaaatataataaataatttataatcatCTAATGCCCAATCATTGTATGATGAGAGGATGATGAGATTTAAAATAACAATAGTACGGCCAACTCCCtacatataacatatatatatatatatatgtatattactCTATCATTAAAGACATGCTTAAATAATGAGATCTCATTATTCTGTAAATAgtggtgaaataatttgagataaaaCATTTTATTAGGTTGTTTTGGgataggaaagagaaaaaattgaataaaaatattatgaagttgaaatattgtttgaatattattttttattttaaaatttgaaaagttgtatcattttttgtattttgtttagaagtttaggaaagttgtaaGCCTTGTTTGGAACTTGGACTAAACTTAGTTTcgtctaattttaagttaagtCTAACATACATCCAAatactcaactctcaaatcactaaactcatctcaaaacCTTTTTACACGTGAGATCTACAACTTATTTTCAACTTAACACTTTTTTACACGCgggacccacaacctttttcaactttcaataaatatatataaacttatcttaacatctaaatacatctaaactcatcttacaTGGGCCTTACAACATTTActccaccatctcaactcattattattcataaaaaactcaactcaGCCCAATATTCAAATTGGGTTGTAATATTTAggaagatgaaaaagttgaatgtttgaaatttgaaaagtattCTGTATCTGACTaatattcaagaaaaaattatgagaagttttggaATGAAATAAGAATTTATCATCTCATCCAACTTCCCAAGCAACCTCTAATTCAAGATTAATAATTAAGGTAGCATGATACATGCTTTATCATGGAATTGATATATGATCATGTGCAGTTATAATTTCTTCGCTCATCAGTTAGTATTGTCAGGCGGCAGCTAAGAATAAGTAgaaaagttaaatatatatatattgttgttcTTCCTCTTAAATCTTATTATTCCAAATTACACTTACTATACCACACATTTTAAGCAGATACTATTTGAGTAGTTGAGACTTAAAACCACTTTAAATATGCATGCCATATGCACAAGCTAGGCATGATTTAGGATAATTATAAGATTTAGAATGATTTGTGTTTTTTGGGACGAATTTAAGGGACgcaaaaaagtaatttttcttGTAGAAGAATTGAACAAgctgttgaaaaataaaaataaaaacgaagGAGATGGACGGATCAATCGAAGGATACCAAGTTTGAACTTTGAGTTGTAAGTTTAAAGCTGGGAGATAGACAATGAAGTATTAATTTCCACTTGGGGTGGTGGTATCCATGCAATAGCTGGGTTATCACCATTTAAAAATgtcttatatttaaaaactaaataatatCGATCGATCGTAGAGTATAGAAATCAAGTAGTACACTGTAAACCCCCCCTAGATCATGCATGAGATTATAATGCTTTATGTCTAGTGGCCTCGGGAATATTATTATTCTGAATTCATCTAGAGGTTTCAACGAAATTAATTGAGAAGTTGATCGATGAAAGAGGTTTATGGAAAGGTGTCAAAGTCACCCTTCTTACTGTGCATTATGCAtgtatatttgtgtgtgtacgtacgtctatatatatatatttatttatttatgtcatGTGTATCATATATACTTCCAATTCAAAGGAATTAATTAAGGTCTGGTTTGAATGCTAAGTTGAGatttgatgagatgagataagatgagttgaaattGCATGTTTTCCTATATATCCAACCTGGCACAAATGATATctcattataagaaaaatggatttttgTGACCAATTTTTTGTAATGAAAAGACTATTCGTAACTACAATTAGTTGTGAATAGTCTTTTTGTggtgcccccaaatccccacacacgaacacggggaaatcgagacgtccggatgatgacattacgggtcaccaccctatcgacgtgccaagtgtgtaaaatcaacgaatgtgcacgagaaatacgcagcgaaaagcaaagtcaataactaagtaccagaatttttcttaatttcatataaagctgttcaaaacatacataataaaatattacaaaacacaaatatagttttaaactaaataacaaaactttaactttaacttcagcaccccggcggagccgcatcctcggcctcagcctcctcctcctcaacctcgatctctgcaccaaaatctacggtaccaaaaatggtgccgcaggtaagtaaaatccaaacaccactagataaagacatataaaactcaaac
This genomic interval from Carya illinoinensis cultivar Pawnee chromosome 10, C.illinoinensisPawnee_v1, whole genome shotgun sequence contains the following:
- the LOC122278533 gene encoding myb-related protein Zm1-like encodes the protein METSDGEKMPARSRTSWSPEEDNKLKAYIKRYGIWNWSQMPQAAGLTRSRKSCRLQWMNYLRPDTKRGNFSQEEKETIVKCHELLGNRTDPLVEDVINQYMIDQDEINFSSSNASEIIQSIWEQPHFSFQDIFMPETDPEFMAPTTARWHQEPMYSDVCYDTGYDFWVD